One stretch of Pseudomonas poae DNA includes these proteins:
- a CDS encoding PRTRC system protein C produces the protein MALVEISLARVFRYAGRDLPDPQPEMSVTDVLKHYARQFPKLNGAKIIDPIVENDSYVYEFRDGGFGAKG, from the coding sequence ATGGCACTTGTTGAAATCTCTCTTGCCCGCGTTTTTCGCTACGCCGGTCGCGACCTCCCCGACCCGCAGCCCGAAATGTCCGTGACTGACGTGCTGAAACACTATGCCCGTCAGTTCCCAAAGCTCAACGGAGCGAAAATTATCGACCCCATTGTGGAGAATGACAGCTATGTCTACGAGTTCCGAGACGGCGGATTCGGCGCAAAAGGTTGA